A window of Coturnix japonica isolate 7356 chromosome 2, Coturnix japonica 2.1, whole genome shotgun sequence contains these coding sequences:
- the THNSL1 gene encoding threonine synthase-like 1: protein MFHIVQYRSLRLVTQTRLSKMCLKLMFSRLVTFERISKSWFSSHSLIGNKNIILMGPPGAGKTTVGRIVGQKLNCPVIDIDDDVLETTWNMSVSEKLQDVGNEQFLEEEGKALLKFSASGSVISLTGSNPMHTAGMQHVKRNGIVVYLDVPTTVIMSRLKSIKVDRIVGQGPAASLKDILQFRKQFYRRWYDVRVLCGGNMAPEVVAEKVLDAVKRYQNSEVDTYVSTRSTQKNSHKYFSDVVIEGLASDGGLFVPERGLPELTAEEWQTLVEATYAERAQVILERCIHPADIPASKLREMIGTAYGENFTCSKIAPVRHLTGNQFLLELFHGPTASFKDFALQMMPHIFAYCIPRSCNYLVLVATSGDTGSAVLDGFSRLHDTDKQRIAVLSFFPEDGVSPIQKSQMIGCQKENAWSVGVRSDFDFCQTAMKKIFTNSDYTGYLTVEYGTALAAANSINWARLLPQVVYHASAYLDLVHQGIIAFGDPVDICIPTGNFGNILAALYAKMMGIPIRKCICASNENNVLTDFIRTGLYDLRGRKLVPTFSPAVDILKSSNLERYLHLIADGDGQLVTQLYNQLENQGHFQLREDLLEKLQQDLVAGWCSEEDCLAVIHSVYSTTGYILDTHTAVAKVVADRLQDRTCPIIISSTAHYSKFAPAILRALRITEIKQNPLSQLHLLSSYSPLPPVHWGLLETLKKNENEGHRVCAADLSMLMSCIETLIQNHFMKVL, encoded by the coding sequence ATGTTCCACATTGTTCAGTATCGATCTCTGAGACTGGTAACCCAAACCAGACTTtctaaaatgtgtttaaaactgatgttttcaAGGCTGGTAACATTTGAACGGATATCAAAGTCGTGGTTCTCGAGCCATTCTCttattggaaataaaaatattatccTGATGGGACCTCCGGGtgctgggaaaacaacagtTGGGAGAATAGTAGGTCAGAAACTAAATTGCCCTGTCATAGATATAGATGATGATGTCCTTGAAACAACCTGGAATATGAGTGTGTCAGAAAAACTGCAGGATGTTGGTAATGAGCAATTTttagaggaggaaggaaaagcccTTCTGAAGTTTTCAGCATCTGGAAGTGTCATTTCCCTTACTGGGTCCAATCCAATGCACACTGCTGGCATGCAGcatgtgaaaagaaatggaatagtTGTGTATCTTGATGTGCCCACCACGGTCATTATGAGCCGGCTGAAGTCAATAAAAGTGGATCGCATTGTGGGCCAGggtcctgctgcttctctcaaGGACATACTTCAGTTTAGGAAGCAGTTCTACAGGAGGTGGTATGATGTTCGTGTTCTTTGTGGGGGCAATATGGCACCAGAAGTTGTAGCAGAAAAGGTGCTTGATGCTGTGAAGAGATACCAAAACTCAGAAGTGGATACTTACGTTTCAACTAGGAGTACACAAAAAAACTCTCACAAGTATTTCAGTGATGTTGTTATTGAAGGCTTAGCCTCGGATGGAGGACTCTTTGTCCCAGAGAGAGGACTTCCAGAGTTGACTGCTGAAGAATGGCAAACGCTGGTAGAAGCAACTTATGCTGAAAGAGCCCAGGTGATACTCGAGAGATGCATACATCCTGCTGATATTCCTGCTTCTAAACTGAGAGAAATGATTGGAACCGCATACGGAGAAAACTTCACTTGTTCTAAAATTGCCCCAGTTAGGCATTTGACAGGCAATCAGTTTCTCCTTGAGTTATTTCACGGACCAACAGCTTCATTTAAAGATTTTGCATTACAGATGATGCCACATATATTTGCATACTGCATTCCCAGGAGCTGCAATTACTTGGTTCTGGTGGCTACTTCTGGTGACACGGGGAGCGCCGTCCTGGATGGCTTTAGTCGTCTCCATGACACTGACAAACAGAGAATTGCTGTGCTGAGTTTTTTTCCCGAGGATGGAGTAAGCCCAATTCAGAAATCACAGATGATTGGTTGTCAGAAAGAGAACGCCTGGTCAGTGGGTGTCAGATCCGATTTTGATTTTTGCCAGACCGctatgaagaaaatctttacCAACTCTGATTATACTGGCTATCTTACAGTAGAGTATGGCACTGCTTTAGCAGCAGCAAACTCCATAAACTGGGCACGACTGCTTCCTCAGGTAGTTTATCATGCCTCTGCATACCTCGACCTTGTTCATCAAGGTATTATTGCATTTGGAGACCCTGTAGATATTTGCATTCCTACAGGGAACTTTGGCAACATATTAGCTGCCTTGTATGCTAAAATGATGGGAATCCCtattagaaaatgcatttgtgctTCCAACGAAAACAATGTTTTGACAGACTTTATAAGAACAGGTCTTTATGAtttgaggggaagaaaattAGTTCCAACTTTTTCACCAGCGGTAGATATTTTGAAGTCCTCCAATCTTGAGCGATACTTGCACCTGATTGCTGATGGTGATGGACAGCTGGTGACACAGTTATATAACCAGCTGGAAAATCAGGGCCACTTTCAGCTGCGGGAAGACTTACTTGAAAAGCTTCAGCAGGATTTGGTGGCTGGGTGGTGCTCTGAGGAGGACTGCCTTGCTGTCATTCACTCTGTCTACAGCACTACAGGATATATTCTGGATACACACACAGCTGTTGCTAAAGTAGTCGCCGATCGATTACAAGATAGAACTTGTCCAATTATTATTTCATCTACAGCTCATTATTCTAAGTTTGCACCTGCTATCTTGAGGGCCTTGAggattacagaaataaaacaaaacccattaAGTCAGCTTCACTTGCTGAGTTCTTACAGCCCTCTGCCTCCTGTCCACTGGGGCCTATTagagacactgaaaaagaatgagaatgaGGGTCACCGGGTCTGCGCTGCTGATCTAAGTATGTTGATGTCTTGTATAGAAACCTtaattcaaaatcattttatgaAAGTTCTCTGA